A genome region from Erigeron canadensis isolate Cc75 chromosome 3, C_canadensis_v1, whole genome shotgun sequence includes the following:
- the LOC122592350 gene encoding uncharacterized protein LOC122592350, translating into MLVANTFDLWQKDIFFSAAEEVQASTDIMESAYRTWVRQKREGLKSSDLDELCRELQTALGTAKWQLDEFQKAVRMSNKYTVNDVRTTRHEQFVSVIASQISGVELALKEYYSDEGRKPLRWVNLDEEERDDLAMFLSGSSVSSKSTKDSDSDITDSSKSSSSKPYDMRNGKEGNYDDYLDHSYIIEMEPIEILGTSDGSSCQADRKAGPRRTRGSPDVGISIDFDDDHKKPMMLDNESIPKDKGHVCRPQFGNYWINQMFKRAAGSQRQLQTSIHPQRRSSFLFMLVLMLTIFLLVPFVMYSN; encoded by the exons ATGTTGGTAGCAAATACTTTTGATCTATggcaaaaagatatatttttttcagCTGCAGAAGAGGTTCAAGCATCTACAGATat TATGGAGTCAGCTTACAGGACATGGGTTAGACAAAAGAGGGAAGGGCTTAAATCCAGTGATTTAGATGAGCTTTGTAGAGAGCTGCAAACTGCTTTAGGCACTGCAAAATGGCAG TTGGATGAGTTTCAAAAAGCTGTTAGAATGAGCAACAAATATACTGTCAATGATGTTAGGACTACGAGGCATGAACAATTTGTATCTGTGATTGCGTCACAAATTTCTGGGGTTGAATTAGCGTTGAAAGAATATTACAGTGATGAAGGCAGGAAACCGCTTCGATGGGTAAATTTGGATGAAGAAGAACGTGACGATTTAGCTATGTTTCTCTCGGGGAGTTCAGTAAGCTCAAAGAGCACAAAAGATTCCGATTCTGATATTACAGATTCTTCAAAATCGAGTAGCTCAAAACCTTATGATATGAGAAATGGTAAAGAGGGTAACTACGATGACTATCTGGATCATAGTTATATAATAGAGATGGAGCCAATTGAAATATTGGGAACTAGTGATGGTTCTTCGTGTCAGGCTGATAGGAAGGCTGGTCCACGAAGAACACGGGGTTCTCCTGATGTTGGcatttcaattgattttgatgatgaccATAAGAAACCAATGATGTTGGATAATGAGTCAATACCGAAAGATAAAGGTCATGTTTGCAGACCACAATTCGGGAATTATTGGATTAATCAG ATGTTTAAAAGGGCTGCTGGAAGTCAAAGGCAGTTACAGACCTCGATACACCCGCAAAGAAGAAGCTCATTTCTGTTCATGCTTGTTTTGATGCTGACTATCTTTTTGCTTG TGCCATTCGTCATGTATTCCAATTGA